One genomic window of Glycine max cultivar Williams 82 chromosome 16, Glycine_max_v4.0, whole genome shotgun sequence includes the following:
- the LOC102664808 gene encoding uncharacterized protein, giving the protein MIILSYNFRGLGRGVKWAAARRLIVKHKVHLVCLQETKRENFNKSICQAISGDSTGHWDFVPSVEAAGGLLCMWNNSTFVVERKEKGRSFLMLEGTCCCNNQKLIFVNVYAPCDLVGKKALWDELRQMKASNPSGMWCFLGDFNSIRSFQERISLSQRRADPYDIAALNQWIDDMELQEIKCSGNSFTWIRPNGCVKSRLDRFLVSQNWLYLWPESCQTVLQRNLSDHCPSILQTNMVDWGPKPFMVFDWWLQQKGYQKMWSKAEGNINPKKVLNIQQKLNEVEDLTAHRNLTDQEIKDKTLLQQELWNASNAFESLLRQKSRARWLKEGDYNTAYFHKYMNFRRAYNNIPGIFIYGEWIQQPDAVKNEAAANFFHNRFTEQMHSRPTLDGVHFKSISQRQREQLTVPFSDQEIKQAVWSCGGDKCPGADGLNFNFIKEFWDVLNPEFRRFVDEFYAHESFPRGSNASFVALIPKKYHPQSLNDYRLISLIGCMNKVIAKLLSNRLRSVIDEFIDERQSAFFKGRHILHGILILNEVVEEALDSPKDSPKINFLTKEISVGRRQYS; this is encoded by the exons ATGATAATTCTCTCCTATAATTTTAGAGGTTTGGGGAGGGGAGTCAAGTGGGCTGCTGCTAGAAGGCTCATTGTAAAGCACAAAGTGCATCTTGTCTGCCtccaagaaaccaagagggagAACTTTAATAAAAGTATTTGCCAGGCCATTTCGGGAGACTCCACTGGTCATTGGGATTTTGTTCCATCTGTGGAAGCTGCTGGTGGCCTTTTATGTATGTGGAATAACTCCACCTTTGTGGtagaaaggaaggaaaaaggtAGAAGCTTCTTAATGCTTGAAGGCACATGTTGTTGTAATAATCAGAAGTTGATATTTGTCAATGTTTATGCTCCTTGTGATTTGGTTGGGAAGAAAGCTTTATGGGATGAGTTGAGGCAGATGAAGGCTTCTAATCCTAGTGGAATGTGGTGTTTCCTTGGGGACTTCAATAGCATTAGAAGTTTTCAGGAAAGAATCAGCTTATCTCAAAGAAGGGCAGATCCTTATGACATTGCAGCCTTGAATCAGTGGATTGATGATATGGAGCTTCAGGAAATTAAATGTTCTGGGAATAGCTTTACTTGGATTAGGCCTAATGGCTGTGTGAAAAGTAGGCTTGATAGATTCTTGGTCTCACAGAATTGGCTATATCTTTGGCCTGAGAGCTGCCAAACTGTCCTTCAAAGGAACCTCTCTGATCATTGCCCATCTATATTGCAAACTAACATGGTGGACTGGGGCCCAAAGCCCTTTATGGTGTTTGACTGGTGGCTGCAGCAAAAGGGGTACCAAAAAATG TGGAGCAAAGCAGAGGGGAATATTAATCCTAAGAAGGTCCTTAATATTCAGCAGAAGCTAAATGAAGTGGAGGATCTAACTGCTCATCGAAATCTGACTGATCAAGAGATTAAGGACAAAACTTTACTTCAGCAGGAGTTATGGAATGCCTCTAATGCTTTTGAATCTTTATTGAGACAAAAATCTAGGGCCAGATGGCTGAAGGAGGGGGACTACAACACTGCTTACTTTCACAAATACATGAATTTCAGGAGAGCTTATAATAATATTCCAGGTATATTTATATATGGGGAGTGGATCCAGCAACCTGATGCAGTGAAAAATGAAGCTGCTGCCAACTTCTTCCATAATAGATTCACTGAGCAGATGCATTCTAGACCTACCTTGGATGGAGTTCACTTCAAATCTATTTCTCAGAGGCAAAGAGAACAGCTGACTGTCCCATTCTCTGACCAAGAGATCAAACAAGCAGTGTGGAGTTGTGGAGGGGATAAGTGTCCTGGGGCTGATGGCcttaacttcaattttattaaggAATTCTGGGATGTGTTGAATCCCGAGTTTAGAAGATTCGTGGATGAGTTCTATGCTCATGAAAGCTTTCCTAGAGGCTCCAATGCTTCCTTTGTGGCTTTAATTCCCAAAAAGTATCACCCACAGTCCCTAAATGATTATAGACTCATATCCTTGATAGGCTGCATGAATAAAGTCATAGCTAAGCTTTTATCTAATAGATTAAGGTCTGTTATTGATGAATTCATTGATGAAAGACAGTCAGCTTTCTTTAAAGGAAGACATATACTTCATGGGATCCTGATTCTTAATGAGGTGGTGGAGGAAGCATTGGATTCCCCAAAGGATAGTCCAAAAATTAATTTCCTTACAAAGGAAATTTCTGTGGGGAGGAGACAATACTCATAA